In Aspergillus fumigatus Af293 chromosome 2, whole genome shotgun sequence, a genomic segment contains:
- a CDS encoding FAD-binding oxidoreductase translates to MPTEAEDVRAALLWAPEHQIDLAVKGGGHSVAGTSSSDGGLVIDLSLMNSVSVDPAAKTVTVGGGATWKEVDEAAAAHGLAAVGGTVNHTGVGGLTLGGGYGWLSGQYGLTIDNLLSATVVLATGQVVTASATENADLFWGLRGAGYNFGVVTSFTFRAHEQPNPVYAGLLAFPPDQVEAVIEQLNRTLEHPDPRSGAICIFAQPPGAPVPMVNVIVFYNGTQAQGEKRFAGLLALNPVVNTTATIPYSQVNALQNPMATYGGRKSFKGVFFHPPLAPSFARSMLDDLTARLQAEPDLAASALLLEFYDMRAICAVPREATAFASRSWTQNGLINLRWTDARKDGEHRAWARERQARWKAELDARVQEGVPQYINYAERTSLHLLSSSLAIADKC, encoded by the coding sequence ATGCCCACTGAGGCCGAGGATGTTCGGGCCGCTCTCCTCTGGGCCCCAGAGCACCAGATCGACCTCGCCGTCAAAGGTGGCGGCCACTCGGTCGCGGGCACCAGCTCGTCCGACGGCGGCCTGGTGATTGACCTGTCCCTCATGAACTCCGTCTCCGTGGACCCAGCGGCCAAAACCGTGACggtcggcggcggcgccaCCTGGAAGGAGGTCGACGAGGCCGCTGCCGCGCACGGGCTGGCCGCCGTGGGAGGCACCGTCAACCATACCGGGGTGGGCGGGCTGACCCTGGGCGGGGGGTATGGCTGGCTCAGCGGCCAGTACGGCCTCACCATCGACAACCTGCTCTCGGCAACGGTCGTCCTGGCCACCGGACAGGTGGTGACAGCGTCCGCGACGGAAAACGCCGACCTCTTCTGGGGCCTCCGCGGCGCCGGGTACAACTTTGGCGTCGTGACGAGCTTCACCTTCCGGGCCCACGAGCAGCCCAACCCCGTCTACGCGGGGCTGCTGGCCTTCCCCCCGGACCAAGTCGAAGCGGTCATCGAGCAGCTCAACCGCACCCTCGAGCACCCCGACCCCCGCAGCGGCGCCATCTGCATCTTCGCCCAGCCCCCCGGCGCTCCCGTCCCCATGGTCAACGTGATCGTGTTCTACAACGGCACCCAGGCGCAGGGCGAGAAGCGCTTCGCGGGTCTGCTGGCCCTCAACCCCGTCGTCAACACCACCGCCACGATCCCCTACTCCCAGGTCAACGCCCTCCAGAACCCGATGGCCACCTACGGCGGCCGCAAATCTTTCAAGGGCGTCTTCTTCCACCCGCCGCTGGCCCCGTCGTTTGCGCGCAGCATGCTGGACGACCTGACCGCCCGGCTGCAGGCCGAGCCCGATCTCGCCGCGTCGGCCCTCCTGCTCGAGTTCTACGATATGCGCGCCATCTGTGCCGTGCCGCGCGAGGCCACGGCGTTTGCCAGCCGCAGTTGGACGCAGAACGGACTGATCAACCTGCGGTGGACCGATGCGCGCAAGGACGGGGAGCACCGGGCCTGGGCGCGCGAACGGCAGGCGCGCTGGAAAGCCGAGTTGGACGCCCGGGTGCAGGAGGGGGTCCCGCAGTACATCAACTATGCCGAGCGTAcgtctcttcatctcctctcTTCATCCCTTGCCATAGCTGACAAGTGCTAA
- a CDS encoding isopenicillin N synthase family dioxygenase yields MADFSSIPIIDFGRLQDPSTKEETLVQLREAIFLVGFLYLTNHGMEEIIKKAHATLPDLFALPTEVKEKCNMINSPSFVGYTRLGAETTAKQTDWREQFDFGTPGMKQWTPEDPIWQRLEGNSQYPDYPGVRELVEEYIAESAQLSKKFMRHVAECLSLPPTTFEAFRGNMDRLKFIKYPQSPPGSQGVGPHKDSSGLFTFLSQDDTGGLQVLNKKGEWIDAPPIEGSLVVNIQQGFEAITGGVCTATTHRVIVSLCFTLYLGHRSDVEKAPTSKTRYSIPYFSAVRMDLTLAQLKESAAHIVQRIPASDDRKKRAVDVPSEFLSPLYSCFGEAYMRNRILSHPDVGQKWYPELYEKYSKQVLT; encoded by the exons ATGGCTGATTTCTCGTCAATTCCCATCATCGACTTTGGTCGGCTCCAAGATCCGTCCACTAAAGAAGAAACCTTGGTCCAGCTGCGGGAAGCCATCTTCCTCGTGGGATTCCTGTACCTGACCAACCATGGCATGGAG gaaatcatcaaaaaagCCCATGCTACCCTTCCCGACCTCTTCGCGTTGCCCACCGAAGTCAAAGAAAAATGCAACATGATCAACTCCCCCTCGTTCGTGGGATATACCCGGCTGGGCGCGGAGACGACGGCCAAGCAGACCGACTGGCGCGAGCAGTTCGACTTTGGGACTCCCGGGATGAAGCAGTGGACGCCCGAGGACCCGATTTGGCAGAGGCTGGAAGGAAACAGCCAG TACCCGGATTACCCCGGTGTCCGCGAACTGGTCGAGGAGTACATCGCCGAGTCGGCCCAGTTATCCAAGAAGTTCATGCGCCATGTGGCCGAATGTCTGTCGCTCCCGCCGACCACCTTTGAGGCGTTCAGGGGCAACATGGACCGGCTCAAGTTCATCAAGTACCCGCAGTCGCCGCCGGGGTCGCAGGGGGTCGGTCCGCACAAGGACTCGAGCGGGCTGTTTACCTTTCTCTCGCAGGATGATACGGGGGGATTGCAGGTTCTGAACAAGAAAGGCGAATGGATCGATGCGCCGCCCATCGAGGGAAGTCTGGTGGTGAATATCCAGCAGGGATTTGAAGCTATCACGGGGGGGGTCTGTACCGCCACCACGCATCGGGTTATTGTGAGTCTCTGTTTTACGCTTTATCTTGGCCACCGGTCTGACGTTGAAAAGGCACCCACGTCCAAAACGAGATACAGCATCCCCTATTTCTCCGCGGTGCGGATGGACCTCACCCTAGCCCAGCTGAAAGAGTCGGCGGCGCATATTGTGCAGCGGATCCCGGCGTCGGACGATCGCAAGAAGCGGGCAGTGGATGTGCCGAGCGAGTTCCTGTCGCCGTTGTACTCTTGT TTTGGGGAGGCATATATGCGGAATCGCATTCTGAGCCATCCGGATGTCGGCCAGAAATGGTATCCGGAGTTGTATGAAAAGTACTCCAAGCAGGTATTGACATAG
- the plyA gene encoding pectate lyase family protein, translated as MKFVATLIACGLSGLALAAPTATVNSLGKRAADDAAFGYASLNGGTTGGAGGTTTTVSSYAAFTAAVSSDAKKVVYVSGPIKQSAKQVKVGSNTSIIGKDSTAVLEGFGLLVKEKSNVIIRNLGVKKVLAENGDAIGIQYSNNVWVDHVDVSSDRDHDKDYYDGLIDVTHAADYVTISNSYIHDHWKASLVGHSDNNGDEDKGHLRVTYANNYWSNINSRAPSLRFGTGHIYNSYFENVSDGINTRDGAQVLVESNQFVGSSKALYSTDDGYAVERDNDFGGAKNTALQGTLTTVPYSYSLLGSSKVKSAVVGVAGQTLKF; from the exons ATGAAATTCGTTGCTACTCTCATTGCCTGCGGCCTGTCTGGACTGGCCCTGGCTGCTCCTACCGCTACTGTCAACTCGTTGGGGAAGCGCGCCGCCGATGAT GCTGCCTTTGGTTACGCCAGCTTGAACGGAGGCACCACCGGTGGTGCTGGAGGTACCACGACCACCGTCTCCTCCTACGCAGCCTTCACTGCTGCCGTCTCCAGTGATGCGAAGAAGGTGGTCTACGTCAGCGGCCCCATCAAGCAGAGCGCCAAGCAGGTCAAGGTTggcagcaacaccagcatCATCGGCAAGGACTCCACCGCTGTGCTCGAGGGATTCGGCCT TctggtcaaggagaagtCCAACGTGATCATCCGGAACCTGGGAGTCAAGAAGGTTCTGGCGGAGAATGGAGATGCCATTGGCATTC AATACTCCAACAATGTGTGGGTTGACCACGTCGATGTCTCCTCTGACCGTGACCACGACAAGGACTACTACGACGGCCTGATTGAT GTCACCCACGCCGCCGACTACGTGaccatctccaacagctACATCCACGACCACTGGAAGGCGTCCCTGGTGGGCCACTCCGACAACAACGGCGATGAGGACAAGGGCCACCTGCGCGTGACGTACGCCAACAACTACTGGAGCAACATCAACTCGCGTGCTCCCTCCCTCCGCTTCGGCACCGGCCACATCTACAACAGCTACTTCGAGAACGTCAGCGACGGCATCAACACCCGCGACGGCGCCCAGGTCCTCGTCGAGTCCAACCAGTTCGTCGGCTCCAGCAAGGCCCTCTACTCCACCGACGACGGCTACGCCGTTGAGAGGGACAACGACTTTGGCGGCGCCAAGAACACTGCCCTGCAGGGTACCTTGACCACGGTTCCCTACTCTTACTCTCTGCTTGGATCCAGCAAGGTCAAGTCGGCTGTTGTTGGAGTGGCCGGTCAGACTCTGAAGTTCTAG
- a CDS encoding FAD-dependent oxidoreductase translates to MPPRRILIVGAGIAGIASALAISKELTPYVPDLKITVFERHDVLSTSGGAINLTPVAQRHLDQLGVLAELDRLGDEGGADVDAIQFFSCRSGKSLGSIDFTRDQGQGFSGYKARRVMRIILSVAMLAVVERTRNIEIVFGKKLARGEETADEAILYFQDGTTAVGDLVLGCDGVHSATRTRWIAPDYPSEYTGISFLQGVVDAKTLKSRIHFRSTSMNISRHGTLLASYCDRDQEQIFLAAIVQFAEELLPRYRIEAGQDWRKQHAIRKALQEEMQDRFGKSGIPCIREMINSPTDWMLYPVYQVRPGGRWHTQRAILLGDAAHAMPPRDESAAYALDDAIVFARILARYRGEPLTDAFRAYEDIRREIVNEAFKSARRMWEKHKDMGLLESRLREWTLPFYIRNSKEAREAMWEFDATKISIPTPLEEQESLYSFEKDYHL, encoded by the exons ATGCCTCCGAGAAGGATTTTGATCGTTGGGGCTGGAATTGCGGGCATCGCTAGTGCTCTGGCCATCTCGAAGGAGCTGACCCCATATGTTCCAGACCTGAAGATCACCGTCTTTGAGCGTCATGACGTCCTCTCCACCTCGGGGGGCGCTATCAACCTCACTCCCGTCGCTCAGCGTCATCTCGACCAGCTCGGAGTGCTCGCAGAACTGGACCGTTTGGGAGACGAGGGTGGAGCGGACGTCGATGCCATCCAATTCTTTTCCTGCCGGTCGGGCAAATCCCTGGGGTCGATTGATTTTACCCGGGATCAAGGCCAGGGATTCAGCGGATACAAGGCCCGACGGGTGATGCGGATTATCCTCTCGGTCGCGATGCTAGCGGTCGTCGAGCGCACCCGGAATATCGAGATCGTCTTCGGCAAGAAACTCGCCCGGGGCGAAGAGACCGCCGACGAAGCCATCCTGTACTTTCAGGACGGCACCACGGCCGTGGGAGATCTCGTCCTGGGCTGCGATGGCGTGCACTCCGCCACACGCACGCGGTGGATCGCACCCGACTATCCGTCCGAGTACACGGGCATCTCATTCCTGCAGGGCGTCGTCGACGCAAAGACGCTCAAATCCCGCATCCATTTCCGATCGACCTCCATGAACATCTCCCGACACGGCACGTTGCTCGCGAGCTACTGCGACCGCGACCAGGAGCAGATTTTCCTCGCCGCCATTGTGCAGTTTGCTGAGGAACTCCTCCCGCGGTACCGCATCGAGGCCGGCCAGGACTGGCGGAAGCAGCATGCCATTCGCAAAGCCCtgcaggaggagatgcaggatCGATTTGGGAAGTCGGGGATCCCCTGTATCCGTGAGATGATCAATTCCCCGACTGACTGGATGCTGTACCCGGTGTACCAGGTTCGGCCTGGTGGACGGTGGCACACGCAGCGAGCCATCCTGCTGGGAGATGCGGCACATGCG ATGCCCCCGCGCGATGAATCAGCCGCATATGCGCTCGACGACGCGATCGTGTTCGCTCGGATACTAGCTCGATACCGCGGCGAACCGCTCACGGACGCATTCAGAGCCTACGAAGACATCCGACGCGAGATAGTCAACGAAGCGTTCAAGTCCGCTCGGCGAATGTGGGAAAAGCACAAGGACATGGGTCTGTTGGAGAGCCGGCTGCGCGAGTGGACGCTGCCTTTCTATATCCGCAATTCGAAGGAGGCGCGCGAGGCCATGTGGGAGTTTGATGCGACCAAGATCAGCATACCGACGccgctggaggagcaggagtcGCTCTATTCGTTTGAAAAAGATTATCATCTGTAG
- a CDS encoding nuclear transport factor 2 family protein, translating to MPSMHDRIREDLIIKERALWTALTSADPGPAIEKLSHQEVNMIFPQTPILTLEGENKIQDAVKPPFHRFDTYSLDEVRVIIIDLMAGTVTYRVTATRGNKTYRANGSTTWQQASDGEWRIICHQETLV from the coding sequence ATGCCTTCCATGCACGATCGTATCCGCGAggacctcatcatcaaagagCGCGCTCTGTGGACGGCCTTGACCTCAGCAGACCCCGGGCCGGCTATCGAGAAACTCTCCCACCAAGAAGTCAACATGATATTTCCTCAAACACCCATCTTAACGCTGGAGGGCGAGAACAAGATCCAGGATGCTGTCAAGCCACCCTTCCACCGATTCGATACCTACTCTCTGGACGAAGTGCGggtgatcatcatcgatctCATGGCGGGTACGGTTACGTACCGGGTCACTGCTACCAGAGGAAACAAGACGTACCGTGCAAATGGCTCGACGACCTGGCAACAGGCTTCGGATGGAGAATGGCGGATTATTTGTCACCAGGAAACATTGGTGTAA
- a CDS encoding polysaccharide lyase family 1 protein, whose translation MKYQDLLAIAGCIANAGAVSVSGAAEGFAKGVTGGGSATAVYPSTTAELVSYLGDSEARVIVLTKTFDFTGTEGTTTATGCAPWGTASACQLAINQNNWCTNYEPNAPSVSVTYDNAGILGITVKSNKSLIGSGSSGVIKGKGLRIVSGASNIIIQNIAITDINPKYVWGGDAITIDNADMVWIDHVTTARIGRQHLVLGTSASNRVTISNNYFNGVSSYSATCDGYHYWGIYLDGSNDLVTMKGNYIYHFSGRSPKVQGNTLLHAVNNYWYDSSGHAFEIGSGGYVLAEGNVFQNIDTIVQSPVDGQLFTSPDSNTNKVCSTYLGHVCQVNGFGSSGTFSQADTGFLSNFAGKNIASASAYTAVQSTVPSSAGQGKI comes from the exons atgaagtatcaggatcttcttgccatAGCAGGCTGCATCGCCAACGCCGGCGCCGTCAGTGTCTCCGGCGCTGCTGAGGGTTTCGCCAAGGGCGTCACTGGTGGTGGGAGTGCAACGGCTGTCTACCCCAGTACTACTGCCGAGCTTGTGTCCTACCTTGGGGACAGTGAGGCTCGCGTGATTGTACTGACCAAGAC GTTCGACTTTACTGGTACTGAGGGCACCACAACAGCGACTGGCTGTGCACCTTGGGGAACTGCCTCTGCGTGCCAGCTGGCAATCAACCAGAACAACTGGTGTACCAACTATGAGCCTAATGCCCCCTCGGTATCTGTCACCTA TGACAATGCCGGTATCCTAGGTATCACCGTCAAGTCGAACAAGTCACTCATCGGATCGGGATCCAGTGGTGTGATCAAGGGTAAGGGTCTGCGGATTGTCAGCGGGGCGAGCAACATTATCATCCA AAACATTGCGATCACTGATATCAACCCCAAGTATGTATGGGGAGGCGACGCAATCACCATTGACAATGCCGACATGGTTTGGATCGATCATGTTACG ACTGCGCGTATTGGCCGCCAGCATCTCGTCCTCGGGACTAGCGCTTCGAACCGGGTGACCATCTCCAACAACTACTTCAACGGAGTCAGCAGTTACTCCGCCACCTGCGACGGCTACCACTACTGGGGCATTTACCTGGATGGATCCAACGATCTGGTCACCATGAAAGGCAACTATATCTACCATTTCAGTGGCCGCAGTCCCAAAGTCCAGGGCAACACCCTTCTCCACGCG GTCAACAACTACTGGTACGACTCCAGCGGACACGCCTTTGAAATTGGATCTGGCGGCTACGTTCTGGCCGAGGGCAACGTCTTCCAGAACATCGATACCATTGTTCAGAGCCCCGTTGATGGGCAATTGTTTACCTCGCCTGATAGCAACACGAATAAGGTCTGCTCGACCTACCTTGGACACGTGTGCCAGGTCAATGGATTCGGCAGCTCGGGGACTTTCAGCCAAGCTGATACAGGTTTCCTGTCTAACTTTGCAGGCAAAAATATTGCCTCTGCGTCGGCGTATACCGCGGTGCAGAGTACCGTTCCCTCGAGCGCGGGACAGGGTAAGATCTAG
- a CDS encoding purine-nucleoside phosphorylase gives MHLVKSIAAGLLLPGCVLASAVPKPAPAPVGQHHPHRITPKVFIVSMFKPEAAVWWNIPEFDLLAHNVTVPGASPVYPDVYCTADYSICQLITGEGEINAAVTVSSIAFSPLFDLTHTYFLIAGIAGINPKVATIGSVTFARYAVQVALQYEIDIRDLGPNYTSPYIPQGAYAPDQYPGSIYGTEVFEVNAELRSLAASFARAAQLADSDTAKAYRAKYVTNNGTYAAGTQTPSVVECDVSTSDVYFSGTILDDVFDNTIRVLTNGTGVYCSTAQEDNATLEALLRAASHNRVDFSRIIIMRTASDFDRPYPGQSAIENLLYADQGAFGPAIQNIYLAGIKVVQGIMDGWNKTFTAGVKPSSYIGDEFGTLGGRPDFGPGRTIARKEANALRKRGVAKRGRRL, from the exons ATGCATCTGGTCAAGTCAATTGCAGCCGGACTGCTGCTCCCTGGCTGTGTGCTGGCATCAGCAGTTCCTAagccagcgccagcgccagtaggccagcatcatcctcacAGGATCACACCCAAGGTGTTCATCGTCTCTATG TTCAAACCCGAAGCCGCTGTCTGGTGGAACATTCCTGAATTTGATCTCCTCGCGCACAACGTCACCGTGCCTGGTGCTTCGCCTGTGTATCCCGACGTCTACTGCACTGCCGACTACAGCATCTGCCAGCTCATCACCGGCGAAGGAGAGATCAACGCAGCCGTCACCGTCTCCTCgatcgccttctcccccCTCTTCGACCTCACGCACACCTACTTCCTGATCGCAGGCATCGCCGGCATCAACCCCAAGGTCGCCACCATCGGCAGCGTCACCTTCGCCCGCTATGCCGTGCAAGTCGCTCTGCAGTACGAGATCGACATCCGCGACCTCGGACCGAACTACACATCCCCCTACATCCCGCAGGGAGCCTACGCACCCGACCAATACCCGGGGAGCATCTACGGCACCGAGGTCTTCGAAGTCAACGCCGAGCTGCGCTCGCTAGCGGCCTCCTTCGCCCGCGCGGCGCAGCTGGCCGACTCCGACACCGCCAAGGCCTACCGCGCCAAGTACGTCACCAACAATGGCACCTACGCAGCGGGCACGCAGACCCCTTCCGTCGTGGAGTGCGACGTCTCGACCAGCGACGTCTACTTCAGCGGGACGATCCTTGACGACGTCTTCGACAATACCATCCGTGTTCTGACGAACGGGACGGGCGTGTACTGCAGCACCGCGCAGGAGGACAACGCGACGCTCGAGGCGCTGCTGCGCGCGGCGTCGCACAACCGCGTGGACTTCTCCCGGATTATCATCATGCGCACGGCGTCTGACTTTGATCGGCCGTATCCGGGTCAGTCGGCGATTGAGAATCTGCTGTATGCGGACCAGGGCGCGTTTGGGCCTGCGATACAGAATATCTACCTTGCGGGGATCAAGGTTGTGCAGGGCATCATGGACGGTTGGAACAAGACGTTTACGGCCGGGGTCAAGCCTAGTAGTTATATTGGCGATGAGTTTGGGACGCTGGGGGGGAGGCCGGATTTTGGGCCGGGGAGGACGATTGCCCGGAAGGAGGCGAATGCTCTGCGGAAGAGAGGAGTGGCTAAGCGTGGAAGACGGTTGTAG